Proteins from one Chloroflexota bacterium genomic window:
- a CDS encoding helix-turn-helix transcriptional regulator: MLQSDCHALAEYFRALADGLRLRMLMLLADRGELNVSGLARMLRVSQPLVSWHLRLLTRAGLVQVRKVGREVYCSLSPDALRLHIANVSHVLSPSNDTHDETRG; the protein is encoded by the coding sequence GTGCTCCAGTCGGATTGCCATGCGTTAGCCGAATACTTCCGGGCCCTGGCCGATGGGCTGCGCCTGCGGATGCTGATGCTGCTCGCCGACAGGGGCGAGTTGAACGTGTCGGGCCTGGCCAGGATGCTGAGGGTGAGCCAGCCGTTGGTGTCGTGGCATCTGCGGCTGCTGACGCGGGCGGGGCTGGTGCAGGTTCGCAAGGTCGGACGCGAGGTGTACTGTTCGCTCAGCCCCGATGCGCTTCGCCTGCATATCGCGAATGTGTCTCATGTCCTGTCGCCCAGCAACGATACTCACGACGAAACCAGGGGTTAG
- the nfi gene encoding deoxyribonuclease V — MQIPAVDFALYTPQQAAEEQRRLASKAILCPLPHPPATVGGIDVGIRNGIACATVVVLSYPALRVLAWSLARAPVSFPYIPGLLAYREIPVALEALRNLDALPDVLICDGQGIAHPRRMGIATHLGILLDHPTVGCAKSRLWGVHAPVGNQRGEWQPLDDHGETIGAALRTRQGVKPVYVSPGHRTDLDSALRLALDCAPRYRLPEPTRLAHTLAAVGEAEFRALIRKRGWDRKKVEP; from the coding sequence ATGCAGATACCCGCCGTGGACTTCGCGCTGTACACTCCGCAGCAAGCCGCGGAGGAACAGCGGCGACTGGCGAGCAAAGCCATTCTGTGCCCGCTTCCACACCCACCGGCGACGGTCGGCGGCATAGACGTGGGAATCCGCAATGGAATCGCCTGTGCCACCGTCGTCGTCCTGTCCTACCCTGCGCTCCGCGTCCTGGCGTGGAGCCTGGCCCGCGCGCCGGTCTCGTTCCCCTACATCCCCGGCCTGCTGGCGTACCGCGAGATTCCCGTGGCGCTGGAGGCGCTGCGCAACCTGGACGCCCTGCCCGATGTGCTCATCTGCGACGGACAGGGCATCGCCCACCCGCGCCGCATGGGCATCGCGACGCACCTGGGCATCCTGCTGGATCACCCCACCGTTGGCTGCGCCAAATCGCGCCTGTGGGGCGTTCATGCCCCCGTGGGCAACCAACGCGGCGAGTGGCAACCGCTGGACGACCACGGCGAGACCATCGGCGCGGCGCTCCGCACGCGCCAGGGTGTCAAGCCCGTGTACGTCTCACCCGGCCATCGCACCGACCTGGACAGCGCGCTCCGCCTCGCCCTGGACTGCGCCCCGCGCTACCGCCTGCCCGAACCCACGCGGCTGGCGCATACCCTGGCCGCCGTGGGCGAGGCCGAATTCCGCGCCCTGATTCGGAAGCGCGGCTGGGATCGCAAGAAGGTGGAACCGTGA
- a CDS encoding NAD-dependent deacylase: MSAAIRKAADILRAAKHAVALTGAGHSTPSGIPDFRSPESGLWEKYDPMVVASIQSFRANPRLFYDWIRPLARQTAEARPNPAHYALAQLEAQGILKAVITQNIDDLHTKAGSRRVLELHGHLRTATCIRCGRTVDAAPLVRRFLEEDWLPTCECGGAIKPDVVLFGEMLPVDVFMEADAEARSCDVMLIAGSSLEVYPAADLPFVARQHGARLIVVNLQPTPADPLADVVIHDDVAIALPQIADLCAG, from the coding sequence ATGAGCGCCGCCATACGCAAGGCTGCCGACATCCTGCGCGCCGCAAAGCACGCCGTCGCGCTGACCGGCGCGGGCCACAGCACCCCGTCGGGCATCCCCGACTTCCGCAGCCCCGAAAGCGGCCTGTGGGAGAAGTATGACCCCATGGTGGTGGCGTCCATCCAGTCCTTTCGCGCCAACCCGCGCCTCTTCTACGACTGGATTCGCCCGCTGGCGCGACAGACCGCAGAGGCCAGGCCCAATCCCGCCCACTATGCCCTGGCGCAACTGGAGGCCCAGGGCATTCTCAAGGCTGTCATCACCCAGAATATTGACGACCTGCACACCAAAGCCGGCTCGCGGCGCGTCCTGGAACTTCACGGCCACCTGCGGACGGCGACGTGCATCCGTTGCGGGCGCACGGTGGATGCTGCCCCGCTGGTGCGCCGCTTCCTGGAAGAAGACTGGCTTCCCACCTGCGAGTGCGGAGGCGCCATCAAGCCCGATGTAGTGCTGTTCGGCGAAATGTTGCCGGTGGACGTGTTTATGGAAGCCGACGCCGAGGCGCGATCCTGCGACGTCATGCTCATCGCGGGCAGTTCGCTGGAGGTTTACCCCGCGGCCGACCTGCCATTCGTCGCCAGGCAGCACGGCGCGCGCCTCATCGTCGTGAACCTTCAGCCCACGCCCGCCGACCCGCTGGCCGACGTGGTCATCCACGACGACGTGGCCATCGCCCTGCCACAGATCGCCGACCTGTGCGCGGGATGA